GGGCGGCAGCCGCTATCTGCGGCTCATGCTCGATGAGTTCAATGGCAATCTCGACCTTGCCCTGGCCGCCTATAACGCCGGTCCTAACGCGGTCCGTCGTCACGGCGGCATCCCGCCTTACGAAGAGACCCGCACCTACGTCAATCGCGTGAAGACATACATGCAGCACTACCGGCAGGGCAAGGACACCTGGCTATGAATTTTCGCACGGGGTTGCTCAACCTGCCGAACCTCCTGACCCTGGCGCGAATAGCCGCAATCCCGGCGGTAGTGATCCTCCTGCTTTACGACACTCGCACCACCAGCTTCATTGCCGCCGCCGTTTTCGGCGCTGCGGCCATCACCGACTGGCTGGACGGTTGGCTGGCACGCAAGTGGCAAGTCGTCACGGTGCTGGGCAAGTTTCTCGACCCGCTGGCCGACAAGCTCATCGTCATGGCGGCACTGATCATGCTCATTCCCCATGGACGAGTGCAGGCCTGGGCCGTTTTTCTCATTCTTGCCCGGGAAATGGTTGTTACCGGTCTGCGTTCCATCGCTTCGTCCGAAGGTGTAGTCATCTCTGCCAGCGACCTGGGCAAATACAAGACGATTTTCCAGATGACCGCCATCCCCGGACTGCTTCTGCACTATGATTATTACTGGTTGTTCGGCCTGCGCTGGGAACTTTTCCATGTCAACATGCACAACTTCGGTATTTTCTATTTTTACGTCGCCTTCTTCATGACCATGTGGTCGGGTGGCGATTATCTCTTTAAATTCTTTAAGGTTATTGCCAGATAAAGGTTTCCGCGGGCTGTCATTTTTTACCGAATTTTTTATTGACTTGGGAAAAGCCTTTTGTTATACATAAGCCCGCTCGCGACAGCGGGCTCCAAAGTGAGCGGGAATAACTCAGTGGTAGAGTGCAACCTTGCCAAGGTTGAAGTCGCGGGTTCGAATCCCGTTTCCCGCTCCAGAAAAGCACAGACCCCAGGATCACCGGTCCTGGGGTTTTTTGCTGTCTGCATCGCCCCGAATCAGGGGCAGGGAACCGCTCGAAAATGAATGCCGATACCCGTTTTTTCGCCACTGTTCCGCGACGGATGGAGCACCTGCTGGTCGAGGAGTTGCGTCGGCTCGCCGCCGTGGAGATCCAGGAGAGTCGCTCCGGCGTCTATTTCGCCGGTGGCCTTGAAACGGCGCTGCGGGTCTGTCTCTGGTCGCGCCTGGCGAGCCGGGTCTTGCTTCCGCTGGCCGAGTTTCCCGCCGCCACTCCTGAGGCGCTCTATGCCGGAGCTGCGGCCATCGCCTGGGAGGAGCATCTGGCGCCGCAGGGAACACTGGCGGTCGATTGTACCCTGACGGCTTCGCGCCTCAACCATTCCCATTATGCGGCACTCAAGGTCAAGGATGCCGTTGTCGATCGCTTTCGCAACCGCTGCGGTATCCGTCCTTCGGTCGCCGTGGAACGCCCGGACCTGCGGATCAACGTGCACGTCCACCGCGATGTGGCGACGATCAGCCTCGATCTCTCCGGCGAGAGCCTGCATCGCCGCGGATACCGGGAGGAGGGAGGGGCGGCGCCGCTGAAGGAGAATCTGGCGGCCGCCATCCTGCTCAAGGCCGGCTGGCTTGAAACGGCGCAGAAAAACGGCGTCCTGGTCGACCCGATGTGCGGCTCCGGGACCCTGCCGATCGAGGCGGCTCTCATGGCCGCCGACATCGCCCCGGGTTTGCTGCGCCCCTACTTCGGCTTTTCGGGCTGGCTGGGGAATGACCCCCGGCTCTGGCGGCGACTGGTCACCGAGGCCGAGACGCGGCGACTGACCGGGCTGGCGCGGATCCCCCTCATCGTCGGCTACGATGCCAACCCGGCGGCTGTTCGTGTCGCCTGGGCCAACCTCGAGCGGGCCGGATTGGCGGGGCGGGTCCATTTTGAACGCCGCGACGTCGCTGAACTTTCGCCGCCGTCCGCCGGCGGAGAGCGGGGCGGTCTGGTGGTCGTCAACCCGCCCTACGGCGAGCGCCTCGGCGAGGTGGAGGAACTGCATGGCCTTTACCGTACTCTGGGTGAACGGCTGAAAAGTCACTTTTCTGGTTGGAACGCCGCCGTATTCACCGGCAACCCCGAGCTCGGCAGAGATCTCGGGCTGCGTGCCCGGCGGCTGCATACGCTCTTTAACGGGGCACTGGAATGCCGCCTGTTGCAGTTCGAAGTGGCACCGGAATGGTTTGCCGCCCTGCCGGAGGAGCACCGCAACAGGACCCATGCTGTCGCTCCCGCCAGTCTCGGGGAAGGAGCGGAGATGTTTGCCAACCGGTTGCGCAAGAATCTGCGCAATCTAGGGCGCTGGGCGCGGCAGAACGGCATCACCTGTTACCGGCTTTACGATGCCGATTTGCCGGAGTATGCCGTCGCTGTCGACCTCTATGAACGGTGGGTGCACGTCCAGGAGTATGAAGCTCCCGCCACCATCGATCCGCAGAAGGCCGGGAGCCGCCTGCGCGACGTGCTGGCGGTGCTGCCGGCGGTCCTGGAAGTTCCTGCCGAGAGCGTCTTCCTGAAGGTACGGCGCCGGCAGAAGGGGACGGCCCAGTACCAGAAATTCGACCGCCGCGGCGAGTTCCACGAAGTTCACGAGGAGGATTGCCGGTTCCTGGTCAACTTCAGCGATTACCTCGACACCGGCCTTTTCCTCGACCACCGTCCGACCCGGCAGTTGCTGCGGGAGTTGGCGCCCGGGAAGCATTTCCTCAATCTTTTCGCCTACACCGGGGCGGCCACGGTGTATGCCGCCGCAGGCGGGGCTCGCGCTACCACCACCGTTGATCTGTCGCAGGTTTACCTTGACTGGGCGCAGCGCAACCTGGCGTTGAATGGATTCTCCGGGGCGCAGCACGAGTTTGTCCGCGCCGACTGTCTGGAGTGGCTGCAGCGGGAGCGCCGCCGGTTCGATCTCATTTTTCTCGACCCGCCGACCTTTTCCACCTCCAAGCGCATGGAAGCCACCTTCGACGTGCAGCGCGATCACGTCCCGCTGTTGCGGGCGGCCGCCGGCCTGCTCGCCCCCGGCGGCGTACTGATCTTTTCAAACAATAACCGCCGTTTCAGGATGGACTGCGATTCGCTTCCGGCACTGCGGATCGAGGAGATTACCCGGCAGACCATCCCTCGGGACTTCGAGCGCAACCCGCGCATTCACAACTGCTGGCGAATCACTCTCAGGCAGTAGGTTTGGAGAGCTTCTAAGTTGACAATCCTGCGCCCTGGAAGTATTTAGAGGCGGGAAGCCTTTTCAACCCGGTGTTTTTCTCGGTCGAGAGGCGAAACTTTGAGAAGGTCTGCGAGAGCGCACTGAAGGAAGCCGGAGCCTGTGACAGAGACCCTTGAGCGCCGGACGATAACGAATTGGCCGGAAATCACCATTGTCGTTGCCATGACCCGGCAGCGGGTCATCGGCCGAAAGGGGCGGCTTCCCTGGCATATCCCCGAGGATTTGCGGCTGTTCAGGGAACTGACCACGGGGCAGACCGTCATCATGGGGCGAGAGACTTTCGCCTCGATCGGCCACCCCTTGCCGGAGCGCCGCAATATCGTCGTCACCCGGACGCTCCGGGAGATTGCCGGAGCGGAGGTCTGTCAGAGCTTTTCAGAAGCTCTGAAAAAGCGCACCGCCGACGGTAAAAAGATTTTTGTCATCGGCGGCAGGACGATCTATCGCCACGCTCTGCCGGTTGCCGATGCCATGGTGGTCTCATGGATCCGGGAAGATTATGCCGGAGACACCTTTTTCCCCGAAGCTGACCTGGAGGCCTGGTCGGTGGAGAAGGTCGAAGAGCATGTGGCATTCACGCGGGTCTGGTACAAAAAGGGAAACCCTGGTCCGGACCGTTGCATTGCCTCTGGTGAGCGAAGGAGAGATCCATGGGCGACCTGACTTTGACCTGCCCGCATTGCGGTTTTGCCAGGACGATGCCGGCAGAGAAGGTGCCCGAGCGCCCCGTCCGGGTAACCTGTCCGAAGTGCCGGGAAAGCTTCGCTTTCCGCAAACCCGCGGTCGTCCCGATCTCCCCGAAAGCTGACAGTCCTTCCTCCGTGCCGCCTTCGGCAGTTGATGCCCCTGCGCCGGAACCGTCGACGACCGGCCGGCTGCGGGGCATCGGTGAGCTGTTCAAGGATGCCTGGGAGATCTACGTCCGCCGGGTCGGCGTGCTGATGGGGCTCTATCTTCTCGCCCTCCTGTTTCTGCTGCTCCCGGTCGGCCTCTTTGCCCTCCTCGGGGTCTCAGTCTCTCTGGTGATGCCCGATCTCGGGACGCCTCTGCTCGCGGCCGGCATCCTGACCGGCCTTCTTCTCGGGTGCGTTGCCCTGTTCTGGGGCCTGGCAGCCATGGTCTATGCCGTCGCCGATGAGAACCTCGATATCAAGACAGCTCTGCAGAGAAGCTGGAGCCGGATCTGGGCCTTTGCCTGGGTCTTTACTCTCACCGGTTTCATTGTCACCGGCGGCTTCCTGCTTCTGATCATCCCCGGGATCATTTTTTCCGTCTGGTTCTTCCTCTCCCAGTTCGTTCTCGCTGCCGAGGACGAGCGGGGCATGCGTGCCCTGCTCAAAAGCAAGGCTTACATGCAGGGGCGTTTTTTCGAGGTCTTTCTCCGCCTGTTCGTCGTCTGGATAGTGTCGGCGGTTATCGGCATGGTGCCGGTCCTCGGCGCCGTTCTCTCCCTTCTCTTCGTTCCCTTCATGCTGATTTGCGGTTGGCTGATCTACGATGATCTGCGGCGGGAAAGAGGGAGCTTTCCCTTTACCTGCTCGGCCGGCGACAAGATGATCTGGGTCGTGATCGGCGCTCTCGGTTTCCTGGTTGTCCCACTCTCTCTGCTGCTGCTGGGGATCGGCTGGCTGGGTCTTTCCCTTTCCGGCATCAACCTTCCCTGGCGGTGGTTCGGGTACTAGGCGAACGCCACTACTCTGACCGGCAGAAGGAGCGGGACCCAACGACAAGAGCCGCC
Above is a genomic segment from Desulfuromonadales bacterium containing:
- the pgsA gene encoding CDP-diacylglycerol--glycerol-3-phosphate 3-phosphatidyltransferase encodes the protein MNFRTGLLNLPNLLTLARIAAIPAVVILLLYDTRTTSFIAAAVFGAAAITDWLDGWLARKWQVVTVLGKFLDPLADKLIVMAALIMLIPHGRVQAWAVFLILAREMVVTGLRSIASSEGVVISASDLGKYKTIFQMTAIPGLLLHYDYYWLFGLRWELFHVNMHNFGIFYFYVAFFMTMWSGGDYLFKFFKVIAR
- the rlmKL gene encoding bifunctional 23S rRNA (guanine(2069)-N(7))-methyltransferase RlmK/23S rRNA (guanine(2445)-N(2))-methyltransferase RlmL, which codes for MNADTRFFATVPRRMEHLLVEELRRLAAVEIQESRSGVYFAGGLETALRVCLWSRLASRVLLPLAEFPAATPEALYAGAAAIAWEEHLAPQGTLAVDCTLTASRLNHSHYAALKVKDAVVDRFRNRCGIRPSVAVERPDLRINVHVHRDVATISLDLSGESLHRRGYREEGGAAPLKENLAAAILLKAGWLETAQKNGVLVDPMCGSGTLPIEAALMAADIAPGLLRPYFGFSGWLGNDPRLWRRLVTEAETRRLTGLARIPLIVGYDANPAAVRVAWANLERAGLAGRVHFERRDVAELSPPSAGGERGGLVVVNPPYGERLGEVEELHGLYRTLGERLKSHFSGWNAAVFTGNPELGRDLGLRARRLHTLFNGALECRLLQFEVAPEWFAALPEEHRNRTHAVAPASLGEGAEMFANRLRKNLRNLGRWARQNGITCYRLYDADLPEYAVAVDLYERWVHVQEYEAPATIDPQKAGSRLRDVLAVLPAVLEVPAESVFLKVRRRQKGTAQYQKFDRRGEFHEVHEEDCRFLVNFSDYLDTGLFLDHRPTRQLLRELAPGKHFLNLFAYTGAATVYAAAGGARATTTVDLSQVYLDWAQRNLALNGFSGAQHEFVRADCLEWLQRERRRFDLIFLDPPTFSTSKRMEATFDVQRDHVPLLRAAAGLLAPGGVLIFSNNNRRFRMDCDSLPALRIEEITRQTIPRDFERNPRIHNCWRITLRQ
- a CDS encoding dihydrofolate reductase; translation: MTETLERRTITNWPEITIVVAMTRQRVIGRKGRLPWHIPEDLRLFRELTTGQTVIMGRETFASIGHPLPERRNIVVTRTLREIAGAEVCQSFSEALKKRTADGKKIFVIGGRTIYRHALPVADAMVVSWIREDYAGDTFFPEADLEAWSVEKVEEHVAFTRVWYKKGNPGPDRCIASGERRRDPWAT
- a CDS encoding zinc-ribbon domain-containing protein, which codes for MGDLTLTCPHCGFARTMPAEKVPERPVRVTCPKCRESFAFRKPAVVPISPKADSPSSVPPSAVDAPAPEPSTTGRLRGIGELFKDAWEIYVRRVGVLMGLYLLALLFLLLPVGLFALLGVSVSLVMPDLGTPLLAAGILTGLLLGCVALFWGLAAMVYAVADENLDIKTALQRSWSRIWAFAWVFTLTGFIVTGGFLLLIIPGIIFSVWFFLSQFVLAAEDERGMRALLKSKAYMQGRFFEVFLRLFVVWIVSAVIGMVPVLGAVLSLLFVPFMLICGWLIYDDLRRERGSFPFTCSAGDKMIWVVIGALGFLVVPLSLLLLGIGWLGLSLSGINLPWRWFGY